The following are encoded in a window of Rhizobium sp. WYJ-E13 genomic DNA:
- a CDS encoding GGDEF domain-containing protein, with product MLLDLRTIYFIVAVSCVVLSALQFAAYATGRFERWPLWWGASNLLVGIGSFLVALRNLVPNYVSVDAGNVLTIVGYMLMFFAVRAFAGHPIHRRYFWIVIVSASMPVALFISDPSAISERLLYVSVICCLCDLTIVREAAGIVRREKLYSAAILCGLYVATAAIFAVRSFLAATGDIGGPDPFGSSVIHSWMAVSAVAFIMLRSMAMVLMAAERSRNQLIELAHHDPLTGTLNRSGLAQRVPLLGAQPVSLLVIDIDHFKQLNDQHGHATGDEVLRLFAAVSKGIMRSSDLLSRQGGDEFLAVLRNVDQDEAVTIANRIRLSFAAAVMQMPDLAIFPTLSIGVATRRENTVDFDRLVQRADEALYRSKREGRNRVEASGENQQAA from the coding sequence ATGCTGCTGGATCTGCGGACAATCTATTTCATCGTTGCGGTGAGCTGCGTCGTTTTGAGCGCTCTGCAGTTTGCCGCCTATGCAACAGGCCGCTTCGAACGCTGGCCGCTCTGGTGGGGTGCGAGCAACCTGCTCGTCGGCATCGGTTCTTTCCTCGTCGCGCTGCGCAATCTCGTTCCCAATTATGTCTCCGTCGACGCCGGCAATGTGCTGACCATCGTCGGCTACATGCTGATGTTCTTTGCGGTGCGCGCTTTTGCCGGCCATCCCATCCATCGGCGTTATTTCTGGATCGTGATCGTCAGCGCCAGCATGCCGGTGGCGCTTTTCATCAGCGATCCCTCGGCGATATCTGAACGCCTGCTCTATGTCTCGGTGATCTGCTGCCTTTGCGATCTCACCATCGTCAGGGAAGCTGCAGGCATCGTCCGCCGTGAGAAGCTCTATTCGGCGGCCATTCTTTGCGGCCTCTACGTCGCCACCGCGGCCATCTTCGCGGTCCGCAGCTTCTTGGCCGCCACCGGTGACATCGGCGGACCGGATCCCTTCGGCAGCAGCGTGATCCACAGCTGGATGGCGGTATCGGCCGTCGCCTTCATCATGCTGCGCAGCATGGCGATGGTGTTGATGGCGGCGGAGCGAAGCCGGAATCAGCTCATCGAGCTTGCCCATCACGACCCACTCACTGGAACGCTCAACCGCAGTGGCCTTGCTCAGCGTGTGCCGTTGCTTGGCGCTCAGCCGGTATCGCTGCTCGTCATCGATATCGATCATTTCAAGCAGTTGAACGATCAGCACGGTCATGCCACCGGCGACGAGGTCCTGCGGCTCTTTGCTGCCGTGTCGAAGGGCATCATGCGGTCCAGTGATCTGCTGTCTCGGCAGGGCGGCGATGAATTCCTTGCGGTGCTTCGGAATGTCGATCAGGACGAGGCCGTCACGATTGCCAACCGCATTCGTCTCTCCTTTGCGGCAGCCGTCATGCAGATGCCGGATCTGGCAATCTTTCCGACGCTCAGCATTGGCGTCGCCACGCGCAGGGAAAACACCGTGGATTTCGACCGGCTGGTGCAGAGAGCAGATGAAGCGCTTTATCGTTCGAAGCGCGAGGGCCGCAACCGTGTCGAAGCCTCAGGGGAAAACCAGCAAGCTGCCTGA
- a CDS encoding serine hydrolase — translation MIKRLAFLLLLLLVPIAAAAQQAAGSVPVLLDSLGSRDELKPLKTVVVARDGRVVAEHGYRGHKPSESTNIKSASKSIISALVGIAIDKGLLEGPDQKIAPILKADLPVRPDPRLNEITVGNLLSMQAGLDRLSGANYGRWVSSRNWVRFALAQPFTGQPGGEMLYSTASTHLLSAILTKVGGKSTLALAREWLGPVEGFRIGAWERDPQGIYLGGNQMAMSARSLLAFGELYRNGGRTADGKQVVPADWVAQSWQYRTNSRFSGDEYGYGWFTRQIGGEHVHFAWGYGGQMLYIVPSLNLTVVMTSEESGPSARNGYRDSLHGLLADIIGTVRAT, via the coding sequence ATGATCAAGCGCCTTGCTTTCTTACTTCTTCTACTGCTCGTCCCGATTGCCGCTGCCGCTCAGCAGGCGGCGGGCTCCGTCCCAGTTCTTCTGGACAGCCTCGGAAGTCGGGACGAGCTGAAGCCTCTGAAAACCGTCGTTGTCGCTCGTGATGGGCGCGTGGTGGCAGAGCATGGCTATCGCGGCCACAAGCCATCGGAATCGACCAATATCAAGTCCGCCTCGAAGTCGATCATTTCGGCACTGGTCGGGATTGCCATCGACAAGGGCCTGCTGGAAGGACCGGACCAGAAGATCGCGCCGATCCTGAAGGCGGATCTGCCCGTTCGTCCGGATCCTCGCCTCAACGAGATCACGGTCGGCAATCTTCTCTCCATGCAGGCGGGGCTGGATCGCCTGTCGGGGGCGAATTACGGGCGCTGGGTTTCCTCTCGCAACTGGGTGCGCTTTGCACTGGCGCAACCTTTCACCGGTCAGCCGGGCGGGGAGATGCTCTATTCCACGGCCTCCACGCATCTTCTCTCAGCCATTCTCACCAAGGTTGGTGGCAAGTCGACGCTGGCGCTGGCGCGGGAATGGCTCGGCCCTGTCGAGGGTTTCCGCATCGGTGCGTGGGAGCGTGACCCGCAGGGCATCTATCTCGGCGGCAACCAGATGGCGATGAGCGCCCGATCCCTGCTTGCCTTCGGCGAGCTCTACCGCAATGGCGGGCGTACGGCCGATGGCAAACAGGTGGTTCCGGCGGACTGGGTCGCCCAGTCCTGGCAGTACCGCACCAATTCGCGCTTCTCCGGCGACGAATATGGCTATGGCTGGTTCACTCGGCAGATCGGCGGAGAGCACGTGCATTTCGCTTGGGGCTACGGTGGGCAGATGCTCTATATCGTACCGTCGCTCAATCTCACCGTGGTCATGACCTCGGAAGAGAGCGGCCCTTCCGCCCGCAACGGCTACCGTGATTCGCTGCACGGCCTGCTGGCTGACATCATCGGCACGGTACGGGCAACCTGA
- a CDS encoding NAD(P)-dependent oxidoreductase translates to MARVIVIGATGHVGTYLVPRLVEAGHEVVAISRGAAAPYKTSEAWSRVDIRHMDRAALEAEGRFGHEIRALNGEIVIDMICFTPDSNEQLTTALEGHVGHFLHTGTIWTHGFSTVVPTPEEAPKKPFGDYGVKKAAIEAYLLRMARERNFPATLIHPGHIVGPGWSPLNPAGHFNPNVFTTLARGETLALPNFGMETVHHVHADDIAELFMAAIAKPQAAIGEAFHAVSEKAITLRGYAEAMAAWFGEEAKLEFLAYDAWAEKQIPEEARATWEHIARSPNCSMEKARRLLGFTPRHSSLQAVQEAVRWLIDNGRIQTTAP, encoded by the coding sequence ATGGCCCGCGTGATCGTCATCGGAGCAACAGGACATGTCGGCACCTATCTCGTGCCTCGCCTGGTCGAGGCCGGCCATGAGGTGGTGGCGATCAGCCGCGGCGCGGCCGCGCCCTACAAGACGAGTGAAGCGTGGAGCCGCGTCGATATCAGACACATGGATCGCGCAGCGCTCGAGGCCGAAGGCCGCTTCGGCCATGAGATCCGTGCGCTGAATGGCGAGATCGTCATCGACATGATCTGCTTCACGCCTGACAGCAACGAACAACTGACAACCGCCCTCGAAGGCCATGTCGGCCATTTCCTTCACACCGGGACGATCTGGACGCATGGTTTCTCCACCGTCGTCCCGACGCCCGAGGAAGCGCCGAAGAAGCCCTTCGGCGACTACGGCGTGAAGAAAGCGGCGATCGAAGCCTATCTGTTGCGGATGGCGCGGGAGAGGAACTTCCCCGCAACCCTCATCCATCCCGGCCATATCGTCGGTCCCGGCTGGAGCCCTCTGAACCCGGCAGGTCACTTCAATCCCAATGTTTTCACGACACTGGCGCGCGGCGAAACCCTCGCCCTGCCGAATTTCGGCATGGAAACCGTACATCACGTCCATGCCGACGACATTGCCGAACTCTTCATGGCCGCCATTGCCAAGCCGCAGGCGGCGATCGGCGAGGCCTTCCATGCGGTTTCGGAAAAGGCAATCACGCTACGAGGTTATGCTGAGGCGATGGCCGCATGGTTTGGCGAGGAAGCGAAGCTGGAATTCCTCGCATATGACGCCTGGGCGGAAAAACAGATCCCGGAAGAAGCGAGAGCCACCTGGGAACACATCGCCCGCAGCCCCAATTGCTCGATGGAAAAAGCCCGTCGGCTGCTTGGCTTCACCCCACGGCACAGCTCGTTGCAGGCTGTGCAGGAAGCCGTCCGCTGGCTGATTGACAATGGCCGGATACAGACAACGGCTCCCTGA
- a CDS encoding GNAT family N-acetyltransferase has product MAAVLDSVRAFFAPVAFTIDVENPSDVVARESLLDRVMGPDRRKKSSEMIRRNRVPAEGLALVARDRDGRVIGTVRLWNVEAGINYEGSPLDALLLGPLAVDGKHGGKGVGSALMRAAILEAKKRGHGAILLVGDADYYERFGFFAEKARHLVMPGPFERSRFLALELVEGWLGGAAGMIVPSGRMLAGATVRKAA; this is encoded by the coding sequence ATGGCCGCTGTTCTTGATTCTGTCCGCGCATTCTTTGCGCCTGTTGCTTTCACCATCGACGTGGAAAATCCGTCCGATGTCGTCGCTCGCGAGAGCTTGCTCGATCGCGTCATGGGTCCGGATCGTCGCAAGAAGTCGTCGGAAATGATCCGCCGCAACCGCGTCCCGGCCGAGGGCCTAGCGCTGGTCGCGCGTGACCGCGACGGCCGTGTCATCGGCACGGTGCGCTTGTGGAATGTCGAAGCCGGCATCAATTACGAAGGCTCGCCGCTCGATGCGCTGTTGCTCGGCCCGCTCGCCGTGGATGGCAAACATGGCGGCAAGGGTGTCGGCTCTGCACTGATGCGAGCGGCGATCCTCGAAGCAAAAAAGCGCGGCCACGGTGCAATCCTCCTCGTCGGAGATGCGGATTATTACGAGCGTTTCGGCTTCTTCGCCGAAAAGGCTCGTCACCTTGTCATGCCCGGCCCCTTCGAACGTTCGCGTTTTCTGGCGCTCGAACTTGTTGAGGGCTGGCTTGGCGGCGCGGCTGGTATGATCGTCCCTTCGGGACGTATGCTGGCTGGCGCGACGGTCCGGAAGGCGGCCTGA
- the odc2 gene encoding ornithine/lysine decarboxylase, protein MTTQRIRDFLATRRPDGPCLVVDLDVISDNFHAFRHAMPDSAIYYAVKANPAPEVLKLLAGLGSNFDCASVAEIEMALEAGATAARISYGNTIKKERDVARAHALGVSLFAVDSHEEVEKISRAAPGARVFCRVLTDGEGAEWPLSRKFGCVPQMAVDVLVYAHQLGLQSYGVSFHVGSQMTKVDAWDSALADAKRVFVQLAKQGIHLQMVNMGGGFPTKYLRDVPSAEAYGKSIYQALRTHFGNQIPQTIIEPGRGMVGNAGVIKAEVVLISKKSDNDDARWVFLDIGKFGGLAETMDEAIRYPIRTERDGDEMEPCVIAGPTCDSADVLYEKNLYPLPISLTIGDEVLIEGTGAYTTTYSAVAFNGFEPLKAYVI, encoded by the coding sequence ATGACCACCCAGCGCATCCGCGACTTTCTCGCAACCCGACGTCCCGACGGTCCCTGCCTCGTGGTTGACCTCGACGTCATCAGCGACAATTTCCATGCCTTCCGTCACGCCATGCCGGACAGCGCTATCTACTATGCCGTCAAGGCCAATCCGGCCCCGGAAGTGCTGAAACTGCTCGCGGGCCTCGGCTCCAATTTCGATTGCGCGTCCGTCGCAGAAATCGAAATGGCGCTCGAAGCCGGTGCGACCGCGGCCCGTATTTCCTACGGCAACACGATCAAGAAGGAACGCGATGTCGCCCGCGCCCATGCGCTTGGCGTCAGCCTCTTTGCCGTCGACAGCCACGAAGAAGTCGAGAAGATTTCCCGTGCGGCTCCAGGCGCTCGCGTTTTCTGCCGCGTGCTGACCGATGGCGAAGGTGCCGAATGGCCGCTGTCGCGCAAGTTCGGCTGCGTTCCGCAGATGGCCGTCGACGTTCTCGTCTACGCTCATCAGCTCGGCCTGCAGTCCTACGGCGTCTCGTTCCATGTCGGCTCGCAGATGACTAAGGTCGATGCTTGGGATTCGGCCCTTGCCGATGCCAAGCGTGTTTTCGTCCAGCTTGCCAAGCAGGGCATCCACCTGCAGATGGTCAACATGGGCGGCGGCTTCCCGACCAAGTACCTGCGCGACGTTCCGTCGGCAGAAGCTTACGGCAAGTCGATCTACCAGGCGCTGCGCACGCATTTCGGCAACCAGATCCCGCAGACGATCATCGAGCCGGGTCGCGGCATGGTTGGCAATGCCGGCGTCATCAAGGCTGAAGTCGTGCTGATCTCCAAGAAGTCTGATAATGACGACGCCCGCTGGGTTTTCCTCGACATCGGAAAATTCGGCGGTCTCGCCGAAACGATGGACGAGGCCATCCGTTACCCGATCCGCACCGAGCGTGACGGCGACGAAATGGAACCCTGCGTGATCGCCGGCCCGACCTGCGACTCTGCCGATGTGCTGTACGAAAAGAACCTCTATCCGCTGCCGATATCCTTGACGATTGGCGACGAGGTTCTGATCGAAGGCACCGGCGCCTATACGACGACCTACTCGGCGGTCGCTTTCAACGGCTTCGAGCCGCTGAAGGCCTACGTCATCTAA
- a CDS encoding LysR family transcriptional regulator, giving the protein MDTLTRIRAFIDVVEAEGFSAAARRTGRSKALLSKYVRELEDELGALLLNRTTRQFSMTEAGHTYYRTASDILKEIDNLADLVRENNAQLKGRLKVSVPRTFVDADVGQSLIDFAKENPNLQLEIAADDRFVDLIEEGFDVAVRVTKLEDSGMIARKISDFRVHICATPEFLERYPNIEHPSDISNVPFIVDTNSRSQASIRFYNPDSTSFAVAVSGPMEVNSPHATLRAALSGIGIALIPDFIARKPIEDGRLVTLFNDYIPTDRGIYAVYPHRRYLPAKVRIFVDYLHNWFKKHP; this is encoded by the coding sequence ATGGACACGCTGACCCGCATACGCGCCTTCATCGATGTGGTCGAAGCGGAGGGTTTTTCCGCTGCTGCACGGCGCACCGGTCGCTCCAAGGCGTTGCTCTCGAAATACGTGCGCGAACTGGAGGACGAACTCGGCGCCTTGCTGCTCAATCGCACCACCCGTCAGTTCTCGATGACCGAGGCGGGACACACCTACTATCGCACGGCGTCCGACATCCTGAAGGAGATCGACAACCTCGCAGACCTCGTGCGCGAGAACAATGCGCAGCTGAAGGGCCGCCTCAAGGTCTCCGTACCGCGCACCTTCGTCGATGCGGATGTCGGCCAGTCGTTGATCGATTTCGCCAAGGAAAATCCGAACCTGCAGCTGGAGATCGCCGCTGATGACCGTTTCGTCGACCTGATCGAGGAAGGCTTCGACGTTGCGGTCCGCGTCACCAAGCTTGAAGATTCCGGCATGATCGCCCGCAAGATTTCCGATTTCCGCGTGCATATCTGCGCCACGCCGGAATTCCTGGAGCGGTACCCCAATATCGAGCACCCGAGCGACATCTCCAATGTGCCGTTCATCGTCGACACCAATTCCCGCAGCCAGGCAAGCATCCGCTTCTACAATCCCGACAGCACCTCCTTTGCGGTCGCCGTTTCCGGCCCGATGGAAGTCAACAGCCCGCATGCCACGCTGCGCGCCGCGCTGTCGGGGATCGGTATTGCGTTGATTCCTGACTTTATCGCCCGCAAGCCAATCGAAGACGGCCGGCTGGTGACGTTATTCAACGATTATATTCCGACCGACCGCGGCATCTATGCCGTCTATCCGCACCGGCGTTATCTGCCGGCAAAGGTGAGAATCTTCGTGGATTACCTCCACAACTGGTTCAAGAAACATCCCTGA